In Marinobacter sp. LQ44, the following are encoded in one genomic region:
- a CDS encoding lipopolysaccharide biosynthesis protein, giving the protein MRLRLINVSLRGLTLAIKFFLIICLAVYLPPEEVGLYGLIAVTVSYSIYFVGFEFYAYSTRDLVGKPKSDWPRLISSQVLFFGIMYLLVLPILSLLFLFGHLPLELLAGFLVLIVLEHLSSELMRLLVASENPMLATIVIFIKQALWAVFYILAMWMFPAARNIETLLIFWVFGAALGIVFGVAPLLKLDWKNSVLSPDWKWIRRGILIAIPLLVSSISARAIFTFDRYAFEALNGLALLGAYSVYMSIAAAMLSFMESGVFVFYYPRMMKAYKRGDFSEFKSVYKNMEKQAFLWMFVMIVSISLSVPIVFSMITERIYYDNIILFYGMLFSVSVFLAGYIYQYALYATLQDRIIIVANVVGLAVASVTVFVLARYNPYWAVTSAMIVGCAVSGSIKYSKWKKSRLDVGLNF; this is encoded by the coding sequence ATGAGGCTCCGGTTAATTAATGTAAGCCTGCGAGGACTCACGTTAGCGATAAAGTTCTTTTTGATAATCTGCCTGGCAGTCTACCTGCCGCCTGAAGAAGTAGGGCTTTACGGTCTTATTGCAGTTACAGTCTCTTACTCAATCTACTTTGTAGGCTTCGAGTTTTATGCATATAGCACGAGAGACCTTGTCGGTAAGCCGAAAAGTGATTGGCCTCGGCTTATTTCAAGCCAGGTTCTTTTCTTTGGAATCATGTATCTTTTGGTTCTGCCCATTTTAAGCCTGCTTTTCCTGTTCGGGCATTTACCATTGGAGCTTTTGGCGGGGTTTTTGGTTCTTATAGTTCTGGAACATCTATCTTCGGAGTTAATGCGCCTGTTGGTAGCGTCCGAAAATCCGATGTTGGCTACTATAGTAATTTTTATCAAGCAGGCGCTCTGGGCAGTATTCTACATTTTGGCGATGTGGATGTTCCCAGCCGCGAGAAATATAGAAACTTTGCTGATTTTTTGGGTCTTCGGCGCAGCCTTGGGGATAGTATTTGGGGTTGCTCCTTTACTCAAACTTGATTGGAAGAATTCCGTTTTAAGTCCGGACTGGAAGTGGATAAGACGAGGTATCTTGATTGCAATCCCTTTATTGGTATCTTCGATCTCAGCAAGGGCCATATTTACATTCGATCGTTATGCTTTCGAGGCCTTGAATGGTTTGGCTTTACTTGGTGCGTACAGTGTTTACATGAGCATTGCGGCTGCAATGCTATCCTTTATGGAGTCTGGGGTGTTCGTATTCTATTACCCGAGGATGATGAAAGCCTATAAGCGAGGTGATTTTTCTGAGTTTAAGAGTGTCTATAAAAACATGGAGAAGCAAGCTTTTTTATGGATGTTTGTTATGATAGTTTCTATCTCTCTCTCAGTGCCTATCGTGTTTTCAATGATCACCGAGAGAATCTATTATGATAATATTATTCTTTTTTATGGAATGCTATTTTCGGTAAGTGTTTTTCTGGCTGGATATATATATCAGTACGCTCTCTATGCGACATTACAAGACAGGATTATTATAGTTGCAAACGTGGTAGGTTTGGCTGTCGCTTCTGTTACGGTTTTTGTATTAGCACGTTACAATCCTTATTGGGCCGTGACTTCGGCTATGATTGTCGGTTGTGCCGTTTCAGGATCAATTAAATACAGTAAATGGAAAAAATCGAGGTTGGATGTTGGCTTGAATTTTTAA